The Opitutus sp. DNA window ACCTGCCCGCCTCGGCACTCAGCCTGCTTAACGAAGATCCGCCCGGCCGTATTTCCACGGCAAAGCGGCGATTTCCATATAGCGGAAACCAAAACCCCAAATCCATGTTTTCCAAAAAGTAACGCCATCGACCCCGTGCGGCTATAGGCCCAGGCTCATCAGGAGTGGTGTAAGGACGACCGCAACCAATCCAAGGGGTGAAGCGCTGACCGCACATGTTCACCTTCGTAATGGATTTCTTTCTCAACATTTCCGTGTTCGTGGCTGGCTATAAAATGCTGGAGCCGGATGTGCGAAGCATGGGTGGGTATGCGAGCAATCAAACAGGCTTTGGCCTCCATCCAATTTTCAAGGTCTCGACAGGGGATTCGGTTGTTCTGTTCATAGAGGTGATAGGCATAGTCGCGGATCTCGTTCGCGCTGGGATGGTCGAGGGCGGGCGAATGAGGGGTATTGTTTTTCATGGGGTAAACGACGGCTTGGTTGAGGGGTGTGAGCTGCAGGTGAGAATCTAACCCCGCGAAGCTACACCATCTACCGGTCTTCAACCATGGGGTGTTAACCGAACTCGTGGAGGGCCGCTTGCCTAGCCAGGATAACCCGTTACTCATGATTGGCGCAACCGGCCCCTTCGTTCGCGCGTGATTCAGTTTCATTGGCGCGTCCAGCCCGTTCATAAACGCGGGCGCAAAAATGGAAAGCGTTCGGACAAGCTGCGCCCTTATCGCCCTACACCGAATTTCACCTCAAACCTGTGTTTTGAAGTAAGCGATGGTGCGCTGCAGGCCCTCTTCAAGCTGCACGGTTGGCGCCCAATTATTCAGATACTTTTGCGCGAGTGTG harbors:
- a CDS encoding DUF2934 domain-containing protein gives rise to the protein MKNNTPHSPALDHPSANEIRDYAYHLYEQNNRIPCRDLENWMEAKACLIARIPTHASHIRLQHFIASHEHGNVEKEIHYEGEHVRSALHPLDWLRSSLHHS